One window of the Archangium primigenium genome contains the following:
- a CDS encoding carbamoyl-phosphate synthase, producing MTTPERAPMLLTMADYYGTLAAARSLGRLGIPITIAESKLLAPARWSRYVTRRVECPDVGDSDAFLEWLLRFGQKNPGHVLYPTSDDMAWLFALHRDELAPHFRMYQPPVDAIYGLLNKQRLHDLCKDVGLDTPQTWFPEDEAGLERVAAEARFPVLLKPQTQILFESHVKGSQVERASELLPRHREFLEKNRYGRKLLAYDARANRPMVQAFHAEAAQNIFSLSGFVDRTGELFVARGALKVLQRPRKLGIGLCFEEVPVDVELAEKVRQLCKKLGYFGTFEVEFIRAGGRQLLIDFNPRFYSQMGFDIARGMPLPLFVYEAACGHEAQLAEVARAALAWKGGGQYIYCHRGIFELLLRAQGLSGRLSSNEVTHWREWYARNRERAVDAVMDPGDWVPWMVDVAMHLRSYARHPKGFIRTMVLDR from the coding sequence ATGACCACCCCCGAGCGCGCCCCCATGCTGCTGACGATGGCCGATTACTACGGCACGCTGGCCGCGGCGCGCAGCCTGGGCCGGCTGGGCATCCCCATCACCATCGCCGAGTCCAAGCTGCTCGCGCCCGCCCGGTGGAGCCGCTACGTGACGCGCCGGGTGGAGTGTCCGGACGTGGGGGACTCGGACGCGTTCCTGGAGTGGCTCCTGCGCTTCGGGCAGAAGAACCCCGGCCACGTGCTCTACCCCACGAGCGACGACATGGCCTGGCTCTTCGCGCTGCACCGCGACGAGCTCGCGCCCCACTTCCGCATGTACCAGCCGCCCGTGGACGCCATCTACGGCCTGCTCAACAAGCAGCGGCTGCACGACCTGTGCAAGGACGTGGGCCTGGACACGCCGCAGACGTGGTTCCCCGAGGACGAGGCGGGCCTGGAGCGCGTGGCGGCCGAGGCGCGCTTCCCCGTGCTGCTCAAGCCCCAGACGCAGATCCTCTTCGAGAGCCACGTGAAGGGCTCGCAGGTGGAGCGCGCGAGCGAACTCTTGCCGCGCCACCGCGAGTTCCTGGAGAAGAACCGCTACGGGCGCAAGCTCCTGGCGTACGACGCGCGGGCCAACCGGCCCATGGTGCAGGCATTCCACGCCGAGGCGGCGCAGAACATCTTCAGCCTGAGCGGCTTCGTGGACCGCACGGGCGAGCTGTTCGTGGCCCGCGGGGCGCTCAAGGTGCTGCAGCGGCCGCGCAAGCTCGGCATCGGCCTGTGCTTCGAGGAGGTGCCGGTGGACGTGGAGCTGGCGGAGAAGGTGCGCCAGCTGTGCAAGAAGCTCGGCTACTTCGGCACCTTCGAGGTGGAGTTCATCCGCGCCGGGGGCCGGCAGCTGCTCATCGACTTCAACCCGCGCTTCTACAGCCAGATGGGCTTCGACATCGCGCGGGGCATGCCGCTGCCGCTCTTCGTGTACGAGGCGGCGTGTGGCCATGAAGCGCAGCTGGCCGAGGTGGCGCGCGCGGCGCTCGCGTGGAAGGGCGGGGGCCAGTACATCTACTGCCACCGGGGCATCTTCGAGCTGCTCCTGCGCGCGCAGGGGCTCTCGGGTCGGCTGTCCTCGAACGAGGTGACGCACTGGCGCGAGTGGTACGCGCGCAACCGCGAGCGCGCCGTGGACGCCGTCATGGACCCGGGCGACTGGGTGCCGTGGATGGTGGACGTGGCCATGCACCTGCGCTCCTACGCGCGCCACCCCAAGGGCTTCATCCGGACGATGGTGCTGGACCGGTAG
- a CDS encoding acyltransferase family protein, with product MRTKTFGALDGLRALAILAVVLYHVLEAREGLVGRFYLSVSLFFAISGFLITTLLLRERDQTGTISLRGFYARRSLRIFPLYYAVCALYIVLVFFMEHDPVVRGAFFDNVRYYLTYTSNWFVKLDEGRIIFYFAWSMATEEQFYLLWPFVVRYFKSTWGPVVFMSGLLALGLFAGWGVSSGFLDARLLWVRIMSSISISICMGCLSAYLTHYERPFAATWKVLGQVWSVPVLVAVVTAAIWNHDTPLWLSSLLLTLTVVAMCIRPQHVFAPFVDHKWLRYMGSITYGIYLLHMIALNIVRRVVPVHNLWLYYVLTIALSVVMATFSFRYFEKPFLKLKNRFDWRDQKKAQPAAQPVVPANPG from the coding sequence TTGCGGACGAAGACCTTTGGAGCCCTGGACGGGCTCCGGGCGCTCGCGATCCTCGCCGTGGTGCTCTACCACGTGCTTGAGGCGCGCGAGGGACTGGTGGGCCGCTTCTACCTGAGCGTCTCGCTGTTCTTCGCCATCAGCGGCTTTCTCATCACCACGCTCTTGCTGCGCGAGCGGGATCAGACGGGCACCATCTCGCTGAGGGGCTTCTACGCGCGGCGCTCGCTGCGCATCTTCCCGCTCTACTACGCGGTGTGCGCGCTCTACATCGTGCTCGTGTTCTTCATGGAGCACGACCCCGTGGTGCGCGGGGCCTTCTTCGACAACGTGCGCTACTACCTCACGTACACGTCGAACTGGTTCGTCAAGCTGGACGAAGGCCGCATCATCTTCTACTTCGCCTGGAGCATGGCCACCGAGGAGCAGTTCTACCTGCTGTGGCCCTTCGTGGTGCGCTACTTCAAGAGCACCTGGGGGCCGGTGGTGTTCATGTCGGGCCTGCTCGCGCTGGGCCTGTTCGCCGGCTGGGGCGTGAGCTCGGGCTTCCTCGACGCGCGCCTGCTCTGGGTGCGCATCATGTCCAGCATCTCCATCTCCATCTGCATGGGCTGCCTGTCCGCGTACCTCACGCACTACGAGCGGCCCTTCGCGGCGACGTGGAAGGTGCTCGGCCAGGTGTGGAGCGTGCCGGTGCTGGTGGCGGTCGTCACCGCGGCCATCTGGAACCACGACACGCCGCTGTGGCTGTCCTCGCTCCTGCTCACGCTCACGGTGGTGGCCATGTGCATCCGGCCCCAGCACGTGTTCGCGCCGTTCGTGGACCACAAGTGGCTGCGCTACATGGGCTCCATCACGTACGGCATCTACCTGCTGCACATGATCGCGCTCAACATCGTGCGCCGCGTGGTGCCCGTCCACAACCTGTGGCTCTACTACGTGCTGACCATCGCCCTGAGCGTCGTGATGGCCACGTTCAGCTTCCGCTACTTCGAGAAGCCCTTCCTCAAGCTCAAGAACCGCTTCGACTGGCGCGACCAGAAGAAGGCCCAGCCCGCGGCTCAGCCCGTGGTCCCGGCCAACCCCGGCTAG
- a CDS encoding WecB/TagA/CpsF family glycosyltransferase — protein MATPEDSRNARARDFMALMNRLRIVEDEAAENALLDELTRPGAPLILSFVNAHAVNLGWKQPGMLDGLMRSDILLRDGIGVKLGLRAFHRRYGLNMNGTDFIPRLARAYAGRRVALFGTRSPWLDNARRALEGWGLTIVACHEGFDPPETYLRLAAETKPDLILMAMGMPKQEEVSVKLRDALTHPVLIVNGGAVLDYIGGKVPRAPRVMRQTGLEWLFRLAVEPRRLFGRYVVGIPVYFAHVAEVRWSHEGRAASGQAEP, from the coding sequence ATGGCCACACCGGAGGACAGCCGCAACGCGCGGGCGCGTGACTTCATGGCGCTGATGAACCGGCTGCGCATCGTCGAGGACGAGGCGGCGGAGAACGCGCTGCTCGATGAGCTGACCCGGCCGGGCGCGCCGCTCATCCTGTCCTTCGTGAACGCGCACGCGGTGAACCTGGGCTGGAAGCAGCCGGGCATGCTGGACGGGTTGATGCGCTCGGACATCCTGCTGCGCGACGGCATCGGGGTGAAGCTGGGCCTGCGCGCCTTCCACCGCCGCTACGGGCTGAACATGAACGGCACGGACTTCATCCCCCGGCTGGCGCGCGCGTACGCGGGCCGACGCGTGGCGCTCTTCGGCACGCGCTCGCCCTGGCTCGACAACGCCCGGCGCGCGCTGGAGGGCTGGGGGCTCACCATCGTGGCCTGCCACGAGGGCTTCGATCCGCCCGAGACCTACCTGCGGCTGGCCGCCGAGACGAAGCCGGACCTCATCCTCATGGCCATGGGCATGCCCAAGCAGGAGGAGGTGTCGGTGAAGCTGCGCGACGCCCTCACGCACCCGGTGCTCATCGTCAACGGGGGCGCGGTGCTCGACTACATCGGCGGCAAGGTGCCCCGCGCGCCCCGGGTGATGCGCCAGACGGGCCTGGAGTGGTTGTTCCGCCTGGCGGTGGAGCCGCGGCGGCTCTTCGGTCGCTACGTCGTGGGAATTCCCGTCTACTTCGCTCACGTGGCGGAGGTTCGTTGGAGCCACGAGGGCCGAGCGGCGAGCGGGCAGGCGGAGCCCTGA
- a CDS encoding M20/M25/M40 family metallo-hydrolase: MSAALPLSAALLSLLTATPKAPVRAEAPRASAGPSFQVAERLIGAALTEGHAYTRLAELTDGVGQRLSGSEGGEAAVAWAKKAFEADGVTVRLEPVKVPHWVRGEGRGRVLASERTRGHALALLALGGSVGTPEGGLTAEVIEVRSLEEVAALGDKAKGKVVFFNHDMAQPQDYGRAAGLRTRGASAAAKVGAVGMLIRSLSTASLRTPHTGAMSYDESAPRIPAAAVSVEDAELLHRLLAGGPVKVELVLGCQTLPDADSFNVVAEVKGREKPREVVLLAAHLDSWDVGTGAHDDGAGVVMVMETARLLAKLERAPRRTVRVVLYANEENGLRGGRAYAEAHAAELGEHVAALEMDGGGGKPLGVVFRAGAGARELLTPWMKPLEALGADTFLPGDASGADISPLIPARVPFVGLRVDASRYFDVHHSEADTLDKVDPKDLAHSTAALAWLSYVLAEVPGVLARPEAPASPKP, translated from the coding sequence GTGTCCGCAGCCCTTCCGCTCTCCGCCGCCCTCTTGTCGCTGCTCACCGCCACGCCCAAGGCTCCGGTCCGGGCGGAGGCGCCCCGGGCGAGCGCGGGTCCCTCGTTCCAGGTGGCCGAGCGGCTCATCGGCGCCGCGCTCACCGAGGGCCATGCCTACACGCGCCTGGCGGAGCTCACCGACGGCGTGGGCCAGCGGCTGTCGGGCTCCGAGGGCGGGGAGGCCGCGGTGGCCTGGGCGAAGAAGGCCTTCGAGGCGGACGGGGTGACGGTGCGGCTGGAGCCGGTGAAGGTGCCGCACTGGGTGCGCGGCGAGGGGCGCGGGCGGGTGCTGGCGAGCGAGCGCACGCGGGGCCACGCCCTGGCGCTGCTCGCCCTGGGGGGCAGCGTGGGCACCCCCGAGGGCGGCCTCACCGCCGAGGTCATCGAGGTGCGCTCGCTGGAGGAGGTGGCGGCGCTGGGGGACAAGGCCAAGGGCAAGGTGGTGTTCTTCAACCACGACATGGCGCAGCCGCAGGACTACGGGCGCGCGGCGGGCCTGCGCACCCGGGGCGCGTCGGCGGCGGCGAAGGTGGGCGCGGTGGGCATGCTCATCCGCTCGCTCTCCACGGCGTCCCTGCGCACGCCCCACACCGGCGCCATGTCGTACGACGAGAGCGCCCCGCGCATCCCGGCCGCGGCCGTGTCCGTGGAGGACGCGGAGCTCTTGCACCGCCTGCTCGCCGGGGGCCCGGTGAAGGTGGAGCTCGTGCTCGGGTGCCAGACGCTGCCGGACGCGGACTCCTTCAACGTGGTGGCCGAGGTGAAGGGCCGCGAGAAGCCGCGCGAGGTGGTGCTGCTCGCCGCGCACCTGGACTCGTGGGACGTGGGCACCGGGGCGCACGACGACGGGGCCGGCGTGGTCATGGTGATGGAGACGGCGCGGCTGCTCGCGAAGCTGGAGCGCGCGCCCCGGCGCACGGTGCGCGTGGTGCTCTACGCGAACGAGGAGAACGGCCTGCGCGGCGGCCGGGCCTACGCCGAGGCGCACGCGGCGGAGCTGGGCGAGCACGTGGCGGCGCTGGAGATGGATGGCGGCGGCGGCAAGCCCCTGGGGGTGGTGTTTCGCGCCGGGGCGGGCGCGCGCGAGCTGCTCACCCCCTGGATGAAGCCGCTCGAGGCCCTGGGCGCCGACACCTTCCTCCCGGGTGATGCGAGCGGCGCGGACATCTCCCCGCTGATTCCCGCGCGGGTGCCCTTCGTGGGCCTGCGCGTGGACGCGAGCCGCTACTTCGACGTGCACCACTCGGAGGCGGACACCCTGGACAAGGTGGACCCCAAGGACCTGGCGCACAGCACCGCGGCGCTCGCGTGGCTGAGCTACGTGCTGGCCGAGGTGCCCGGCGTGCTCGCCCGTCCCGAGGCCCCCGCGAGCCCCAAGCCGTGA
- a CDS encoding SGNH/GDSL hydrolase family protein yields the protein MHRPPLAWLALALGLVLSSCEPFTAWYDYSAYEPQLQYSGRMDFTLSEEGPVWAFPGTSVRFRCNCTGVDVAFEDQGTGGPEHTNWVNVIVDGETEAKVQLVPGKAQMLRGARNLKAGEHTIEIVKRTEAYVGPVRFIGVGLQGILLDPPPRPERRLEIVGDSISCGYGNEASINTSNKYTEPNTGFNSKNEDISQAYGAFLGQRFDAEVMHSCISGTGMYRNNTGATEGTYPDRYGRILPDDEASVWDFSLFVPDIVIINLGNNDFNVINPEDDLPTTPEPGPFKETYAKFVQRLRGYYPSAHIICSVGPMMNDNYPKDRQHWTKMQKYTSDMVASLGDPRVHYFAYTPIPTGPYGEDWHPTANSHRAMADEIGKFIQTLGW from the coding sequence ATGCACCGACCTCCCCTCGCCTGGCTCGCCCTGGCGCTCGGACTCGTCCTGAGCAGCTGCGAGCCCTTCACCGCCTGGTACGACTACTCCGCGTACGAGCCGCAGCTGCAGTACAGCGGGCGCATGGACTTCACCCTCTCCGAGGAGGGCCCCGTCTGGGCGTTTCCCGGCACGTCCGTGCGCTTTCGCTGCAACTGCACCGGCGTGGACGTGGCCTTCGAGGACCAGGGCACGGGCGGCCCGGAGCACACCAACTGGGTCAACGTCATCGTCGACGGGGAGACGGAGGCCAAGGTCCAGCTCGTGCCGGGCAAGGCCCAGATGCTCCGGGGCGCGCGCAACCTCAAGGCGGGCGAGCACACCATCGAGATCGTCAAGCGCACCGAGGCCTACGTGGGCCCCGTGCGCTTCATCGGCGTGGGCCTCCAGGGCATCCTCCTGGACCCGCCGCCCCGCCCCGAGCGGCGCCTGGAGATCGTCGGGGACTCCATCTCGTGCGGCTACGGCAACGAGGCGAGCATCAACACCAGCAACAAGTACACCGAGCCCAACACGGGCTTCAATTCGAAGAACGAGGACATCTCCCAGGCGTATGGCGCGTTCCTGGGCCAGCGCTTCGACGCCGAGGTGATGCACTCGTGCATCTCCGGCACGGGCATGTACCGCAACAACACGGGCGCCACGGAAGGCACCTACCCGGACCGCTACGGGCGCATCCTCCCGGACGACGAGGCGTCCGTGTGGGACTTCTCCCTCTTCGTGCCGGACATCGTCATCATCAACCTGGGCAACAACGACTTCAACGTCATCAACCCGGAGGACGACCTGCCCACCACGCCCGAGCCCGGGCCCTTCAAGGAGACGTACGCGAAGTTCGTCCAGCGGCTGCGCGGCTACTACCCCTCGGCGCACATCATCTGCTCGGTGGGCCCGATGATGAACGACAACTACCCGAAGGACCGCCAGCACTGGACGAAGATGCAGAAGTACACCTCGGACATGGTGGCCTCGCTGGGCGACCCCCGGGTGCACTACTTCGCCTATACGCCCATCCCCACCGGGCCCTACGGGGAAGACTGGCACCCCACCGCCAACTCCCACCGGGCCATGGCCGACGAGATCGGCAAGTTCATCCAGACCCTGGGCTGGTGA
- a CDS encoding amidohydrolase family protein — translation MTRPSLCCLVLLLTSALSLPARAQDAGTPLPADAGTPPPPPGWWDVNAPGFPATEVPLDVTEGTWMSLDVSPKGDELVFDLLGDLYVLPLAGGEARALTSGPAWDMQPRYSPDGQSIAFTSDRGGGDNLWIMKRDGSSPIGVTQESFRLLNSPAWSPDGQYLIARKHFSSRRSLGAGEIWMYHRSGGDGVQLTTRPNDQKDVGEPAFSPDGRYVYYSQDVTPGGVFEYNKDPNGEIYVIQRLDLDSRETERFVSGPGGSIRPTPSPDGQSLAFIRRVRNKSVLYVADVTSGAERALYDGLDHDMQETWAIHGVYPAMAWTPDNTSLVFWAGGKLWRIDVATQKLTPIPFHVKGSRTVFEALRFAQQVAPDTFPVKMLRWVQVSPQGNQVVYQALGHLYVRELPHGTPRRLTTQTEHTELYPAFSRDGKSIVYTTWDDEKLGTVRVVPVTGGEGRVVSTRPGHYAEPALSPDGRSVVYRALGGGYLRTGLHSRARGLFVQALAGGAPRLLTKSGESPHFGAGSDRVYFLTVEQRDKDDERALKSMALRGDEPRTHLVSDEATEYRVSPDEKWVAFRENFNAFLMPLPRGASGAVASPETRALPVARVSRDSGEWLHWSGDGKRLHWALGPELFTRELKSSFAFLAGTSQPVDEPPRQGLAIGFQAKKDAPTGTVALVGGRVITLKGDEVLEDGVVVVRGDRLVAVGPRAEVKVPEGARVVDVRGKTLMPGLVDVHWHGPMEDDGILPEQNWKLLASLAFGVTTVHDPSNDTAAIFATSEWVRAGGMLGPRVFSTGTILYGAAGAFRAPIDTLEDARSHLRRMKAVGAFSVKSYNQPRRDQRQKVLQAARELGMMVVPEGGSLFHHNLSMVVDGHTGVEHSLPQSRLYEDVRRLWAGTRVGYTPTLIVAYGGIMGENYWYDKTHVWEDERLLAYVPRRIVDERSRRRVTAPDEEYSHVHTAKEAKALLDRGVSVQLGAHGQREGLGAHWELWMFQQGGMTPLEALRAGTLSGARYLGLDKDIGSLEPGKLADLLVLDANPLEDLRQSRAIRFTMVGGRLYDARTLDEVGGAGRARAPLYFQREGQQTWGPASAWGNHQD, via the coding sequence GTGACCCGACCGAGCCTTTGCTGCCTCGTGCTCCTGCTGACGAGCGCGCTGTCCCTCCCCGCCCGTGCCCAGGACGCGGGAACGCCCCTGCCCGCGGATGCGGGCACGCCTCCGCCGCCTCCGGGCTGGTGGGACGTCAACGCGCCAGGCTTCCCCGCCACCGAGGTGCCACTCGATGTCACCGAGGGCACGTGGATGAGCCTGGACGTGAGCCCCAAGGGCGACGAGCTCGTCTTCGACCTGCTGGGGGACCTCTACGTGCTGCCCCTCGCGGGCGGTGAGGCGCGGGCGCTCACCAGCGGTCCCGCCTGGGACATGCAGCCGCGCTACAGCCCGGACGGCCAGTCCATCGCCTTCACGAGCGACCGTGGCGGCGGGGACAACTTGTGGATCATGAAGCGCGATGGCTCCTCGCCCATCGGCGTCACCCAGGAGTCCTTCCGGCTGCTCAACAGCCCCGCCTGGTCCCCGGATGGCCAGTACCTCATCGCGCGCAAACACTTCTCCTCGCGGCGCTCGCTCGGCGCGGGGGAGATCTGGATGTACCACCGCTCGGGCGGGGACGGCGTGCAGCTCACCACCCGGCCCAATGACCAGAAGGACGTGGGCGAGCCCGCGTTCTCCCCCGATGGCCGGTATGTCTATTACAGCCAGGACGTCACTCCGGGCGGCGTGTTCGAGTACAATAAGGACCCGAACGGGGAAATCTATGTCATCCAGCGGCTGGACCTGGACTCGCGCGAGACCGAGCGGTTCGTGTCCGGCCCCGGAGGCTCCATCCGGCCCACGCCCTCGCCGGATGGCCAATCCCTGGCGTTCATCCGCCGGGTGCGCAACAAGAGCGTGCTGTACGTCGCGGACGTGACGAGCGGCGCCGAGCGGGCCCTCTACGACGGGCTCGACCACGACATGCAGGAGACGTGGGCCATCCACGGCGTCTACCCGGCCATGGCGTGGACCCCGGACAACACGTCGCTCGTGTTCTGGGCCGGGGGCAAGCTGTGGCGCATCGACGTGGCCACCCAGAAGCTGACGCCCATTCCCTTCCACGTGAAGGGCTCGCGCACCGTCTTCGAGGCCCTGCGCTTCGCCCAGCAGGTGGCGCCCGACACCTTCCCGGTGAAGATGCTGCGCTGGGTGCAGGTGTCGCCCCAGGGCAACCAGGTGGTGTACCAGGCGCTCGGCCACCTCTACGTGCGCGAGCTGCCCCACGGCACGCCCCGGCGGCTCACGACGCAGACGGAGCACACGGAGCTGTACCCGGCGTTCTCCCGGGACGGCAAGAGCATCGTCTACACCACCTGGGACGACGAGAAGCTGGGCACCGTGCGCGTGGTGCCGGTGACGGGCGGCGAGGGCCGGGTGGTGTCCACCCGTCCCGGGCACTACGCCGAGCCCGCGCTGTCTCCGGATGGGCGCTCGGTCGTGTACCGGGCGCTCGGCGGCGGCTACCTGCGCACGGGCCTGCACTCCCGGGCGCGGGGCCTGTTCGTCCAGGCGCTCGCGGGGGGCGCGCCGCGGCTGCTCACCAAATCGGGCGAGTCCCCGCACTTCGGCGCGGGCTCGGACCGGGTGTACTTCCTCACGGTGGAGCAGCGGGACAAGGACGACGAGCGCGCGCTCAAGAGCATGGCGCTGCGGGGAGACGAGCCGCGCACGCACCTGGTGAGCGACGAGGCGACGGAGTACCGGGTGTCTCCAGACGAGAAGTGGGTGGCGTTCCGGGAGAACTTCAATGCCTTCCTCATGCCGCTGCCGCGCGGGGCGAGCGGCGCGGTGGCCAGTCCCGAGACCCGGGCGCTGCCCGTGGCGCGCGTGTCCCGGGACTCGGGCGAGTGGCTGCACTGGTCGGGGGACGGCAAGCGCCTGCACTGGGCGCTCGGGCCGGAGCTCTTCACGCGCGAGCTCAAGAGCAGCTTCGCCTTCCTCGCGGGCACGTCCCAGCCCGTGGACGAGCCGCCGCGGCAGGGGCTCGCCATCGGCTTCCAGGCGAAGAAGGACGCGCCCACGGGCACGGTGGCGCTGGTGGGCGGCCGCGTCATCACCCTGAAGGGCGACGAGGTGCTGGAAGACGGCGTGGTGGTGGTGCGGGGCGACCGGCTGGTGGCGGTGGGGCCGCGCGCCGAGGTGAAGGTGCCCGAGGGCGCGCGGGTGGTGGACGTGCGCGGCAAGACGCTGATGCCGGGGCTCGTGGACGTGCACTGGCACGGCCCCATGGAGGACGACGGCATCCTTCCCGAGCAGAACTGGAAGCTTTTGGCCTCGCTCGCCTTCGGCGTGACGACGGTGCACGACCCGTCCAACGACACGGCCGCCATCTTCGCCACGAGCGAGTGGGTGCGCGCGGGCGGCATGCTCGGGCCGCGCGTGTTCTCCACGGGCACCATCCTCTATGGCGCCGCGGGAGCGTTTCGCGCGCCCATCGACACCCTGGAGGACGCGCGCTCGCACCTGCGGCGCATGAAGGCGGTGGGGGCCTTCAGCGTGAAGAGCTACAACCAGCCCCGGCGTGACCAACGCCAGAAGGTGCTCCAGGCGGCGCGCGAGCTCGGGATGATGGTGGTGCCCGAGGGCGGCTCGCTCTTCCACCACAACCTGAGCATGGTGGTGGACGGGCACACGGGCGTGGAGCACTCGCTGCCCCAGTCCCGGCTCTACGAGGACGTGCGGCGGCTGTGGGCGGGCACGCGCGTGGGCTACACCCCCACGCTCATCGTGGCCTACGGCGGCATCATGGGGGAGAACTACTGGTACGACAAAACCCACGTCTGGGAGGACGAGCGGCTGCTCGCGTACGTGCCCCGGCGCATCGTGGACGAGCGCAGCCGTCGGCGCGTCACGGCACCGGACGAGGAGTACAGCCACGTGCACACGGCCAAGGAGGCCAAGGCCCTGTTGGACCGGGGCGTGAGCGTGCAGCTCGGCGCGCACGGCCAACGCGAGGGCCTGGGCGCGCACTGGGAGCTGTGGATGTTCCAGCAAGGGGGCATGACGCCCCTGGAGGCGCTCCGGGCCGGCACGCTCTCCGGCGCGCGCTACCTCGGCCTGGACAAAGACATCGGCTCCTTGGAGCCCGGCAAGCTCGCGGACCTGCTGGTGCTGGACGCCAACCCCCTGGAGGACCTGCGCCAGAGCCGCGCCATCCGCTTCACCATGGTGGGCGGCCGGCTGTATGACGCTCGCACGCTCGACGAGGTGGGAGGCGCGGGCCGCGCGCGCGCGCCCCTGTACTTCCAGAGGGAGGGCCAGCAGACCTGGGGCCCCGCCTCCGCCTGGGGCAACCACCAGGATTGA